A genomic region of Candidatus Binatia bacterium contains the following coding sequences:
- a CDS encoding alpha/beta fold hydrolase: MHLLHALYEPAGEGPHPTILALHGWGANAMDLLGLAPYLAGGRFLVLCPQGAVEVPLGPMTGYGWFPLTLAAPPDAVALAAGVDDARRFLDAALQRYPIAADKFVVLGFSQGGVIASALALAEPERFAGLVALSSWLAGSVAEELPPRSRQRLPTLVHHGTRDELIDVGRGRESVETLRRLQAPVTYREFEMGHEINAESLQHLSDWLEEKILSPILLVR, encoded by the coding sequence ATGCACCTCCTGCACGCGCTGTACGAGCCCGCTGGTGAAGGACCGCACCCAACCATTCTGGCATTGCACGGCTGGGGTGCGAACGCCATGGACCTGCTGGGATTGGCGCCGTACCTTGCCGGTGGCCGTTTCCTGGTCTTGTGCCCGCAAGGAGCCGTCGAGGTGCCGTTGGGACCGATGACCGGTTACGGCTGGTTTCCGCTGACCCTGGCCGCCCCGCCCGATGCGGTTGCATTGGCGGCGGGCGTGGACGATGCCAGGCGGTTCCTCGACGCGGCGCTGCAGCGTTACCCGATAGCGGCCGACAAATTCGTCGTCCTCGGTTTCAGCCAAGGTGGCGTGATCGCGTCTGCGCTCGCGCTGGCGGAACCGGAGCGGTTTGCCGGTTTGGTGGCGCTCAGCTCGTGGCTTGCGGGATCGGTGGCCGAGGAGTTGCCGCCTCGTTCGCGCCAGCGTCTCCCGACGCTGGTGCATCACGGCACCCGTGATGAGCTGATCGATGTGGGCCGCGGCCGCGAGTCGGTCGAGACCTTGCGGCGCCTGCAGGCGCCGGTGACCTACCGCGAGTTCGAGATGGGCCACGAGATCAATGCGGAGAGCTTGCAGCATCTTTCCGACTGGTTAGAGGAAAAGATCCTCTCCCCCATCCTGCTGGTGCGCTAA